In the genome of Acidobacteriota bacterium, the window GGCGATGCTGTGACTCGTGAACACGAGGTAGTACAAGATTCGATCTCGTTCTTCGAACTGCAGTGGAAGCGCAAGTGCATGCACGCCGAGGGTCGAGAGCTTACCGAGATAGTGGTCGACGAGTGGACCAGCGAGATCACCACCCGTCGCGATGACTCGTCGAGCCACCTCCCGCCACTCCGTTCCGCCCATGAAGGCGTCGATCGCTTCAAGTCTGGCTCGCGCCCCCGGAGCTGTTTCGCGAGACAGGAATCCTGTCCACTTGTGAATGCTGTAGTACGGAAAGTTTATCAGCGTGTCAGTGAATCGACGACGAACGATTTCCGACACCACCGCAAATGGAGTCGGCGATGGCCCGAATGGGTCTATGAATACAAGGGAGAACCAATTGGTCGTAAAGTCGCTGACTATCTGTCGCGCCTGTTCCAATGTGCTGTTTTCGAACTTGACTTCTTCAAGCACGTCACACAATCCGGCGTCGCGGATTGCAGCTTCCGCGGTTCGGAGTTCACCCAAGTCATCGTTTACCAGTAGGGCTCGGGCTCGGACCGGACGAGCCTGCGACTTGGCGTACTGAACCAACTCTTTGAGCTTCTGCGGCCCAATCAAGGCTGAGCCGGATTCCGCAGCAGTGTCGCCCTCCAAGTGAGCGTCTGGGCTGAGATATAGACCTGACCCACAGCACGTGTCTACAAAACAGAGACGGACCTCGCCTTTGTTGCTGTTAACGATGATTCCACCCCAAGATGAAAGGTAGCCCTCGAGAATCCAGTGCTTCAGTCTGGTCGGGACTTTTTTTGGCGGGAAGAGGACCGGGTCGTCAAGCACTTGGCGGCCCAACCCCGACGGCTGGCATCGCATCCCAGGTCCGACCGTCCAGACGGCGACCCGCAGCTTTCTTTCCAACGCGGCGACCGCGGGCGTCGTGGGCTCCCCACTGCTTGAAGAAGAATGCAACCCCAGTCGCTTGGCAGGCATCACGGACGTCTCGAACCCACTTCGGATTCATGGGTCTCGCCCCCGGCCCACTCTCCCCACCAACGATGACCCAGTGGAGGGAACGCAACTGTTGGTTCGAGAGTCTCACAGGGCCCAATAGGGGCTCGACGGAAAGGAACCGAGTGAATGCCGGGACATTCCGCAGATCCCCTATTCGCGACGTCTGGGACTGATCTTCCACAGAAACACCGGCCCACACGTTTCGTGGCCAAAGCCGCCTTTCTCGAGCCTTGTCCAAGGAATACCTCGCCTCTGTCCACTGTACAAGGCGGACCGACCGTTTCGTCAGAAACTGGAATGTGTGGTGAGTGGCTTGCTCCATCACATCGAAAACGCTCTGGATGAATTCGTCGGGAACGTCTTCGTGAAAAAGATCTGACATCGAATTGACGAACACCATTCGGGAACGTCTCCAAGTGAGAGGAAGCTGGAGGCGCGCAGGCCACAGCGTCAGATCAAACCCCTGCTCGTAGGGATGACCCATCACGCCGCGGAATCGCTCCGCAAATCTCTCCGCGTAGCAGTTCTTGCATCCGGAACTGATTTTTGTGCAACCAGTGACGGGATTCCAAGTTGCGTCCGTCCACTCGATGCTCGAGTTGTTGGCCATGATGCGAGGGCTCCACGAATCAACTTCGTCCATTTTACGTGCTGCGTTGTGGCGAGTCACTCCTGAGAGCGGATGCTTCTCGTCGCAAAATGGGCTGAGCACTTCGACTTCAGCGCGGAGCGCCCCGGGGGTGATTCGGTCGCTTGCCATCCGTCGCCACCAAGGTCGGCCAAGTACGCGGCGAGATTCAGTGTTACGAGCGGTCACTCGTGCGGACGCGGCTTCGATCGGTTACTCTGGCCGTCGCCTTGCGCGGTCTTGCGCCCCTCGGGCCGGAGTGGCGGAATGGCAGACGCAGAGGACTCAAAATCCTCCGAGGGTCACCCCTCGTGTGGGTTCAACTCCCACCTCCGGCACCAGCGACTTCTCCGTAGCGGGCGGGCCGATCACGTCGTATGATGAGGTCCTACCCGCTTCAGCCCGCTCGAGAAGAAACCTGCGCCGTCGCGCGCAGCCAAGGAGAAATTCATGACCCGGACCAGAACGCTGTCACGCCTCGCTCTGCTCGCCGCCATCGTCGTCCTCGCCTCGCTCCCCGCTCTCGCGCAGTCGGGATCGCCGCAGCTCGATCCGACGAACAATTCGACCGGAACGGCCTACACCATCTCGATTCAGGGTTCGGCGAAGCCGCTCGATCCGTCGGCCGGCAAGGGAGCCACCGGCAAGCTCGTCGGGACGATGACGATCTTCCAGTCGGCGGCCGCGCCGGATTTCACGGCCGACATGCTCCTCGACACCAACGGTGACGGGAACCCGACGGCGCCCCTCACGTGCGACGGCTCCGTCGGATCGGGGCGCGTCGGCTTCTCCTGCCAGGGAGTGGCGGAGAACGGCGACGACGTCTTCATCATGGTGCTCGGGAAGGCCGTCAGCCACGCGGGGAAGGTGACGTTCCTCGCGGCCAAGGGGCTCGGCTTCACCGACAAGTTCAGCCTGACGTTCGTCTTCGCGGGGCAGCAGAACTAGGGCTCGCCCGCCTTTACCGCCAGGACGGCGAGAGACCTCAGGCACGCCTCGGGGGAGAGCATGAGCCACTGGCTCACCTGCTCCTGGGGCGTGCGCCGTCTCTCCGGCGACTCGATCCACTCCAGCGCGTCGCGGTAGAGCTTCACCCTCCCCTCGGGGATCGCCTCGCTCTTGTCGCGGTAGATCAGCGCGGCGAGAAGAAGCCGCAGCGGCGTCGAGAGGGCGGCCCGTATCGGCGCCTCGAACTCGAGCATCTGCCGGAAGCCCTTGACGTGGCTCTTGAGGCTGTCGATTCCCGATAGATATTCGGCCGCGTCGTCCCCGAGAGGATCGACGGGCTGGACCTCGAACCTCTTGAAGTCCCGGAGCTCGACGGCACCGCGGTAGGCCGCGGTGCGGGCGGAGGCGACGAAGCGGCACTCCGGGTGTGCCCGCACGAGGCCGGCGATCGCCGAGACGACGACGCGGGCGTCCTCCGCGTCGATCTCGTCGAGGCCGTCGAAGAGGAACAGGCACCAGCCGTTCGAGGCGGCCCTCAGGAAGTCGTTCCGCGTCCACTCGTACGGAGGGGCGGAGATCTCGCGCAGGATCCGCTCGGTCACGTGCCGCGCAATCCCCTGGACCCCGACCGTCCGCGCCACCCCCTGAAAGCTCTTCAGCGCGAGGACCACCGGGACGACGGGGCGGCTGCCGGCCGACTCGGCGACGCGGCGCGCCGCCAGCCACATGAGCGTCGACTTCCCCGATCCAGGCCCCCCGAGAAGCGCGATCCGCCGCGAGTCGGAGTCCGCGACGAGGTCGGTGAGCGCGACCACCCCGTACCCGGCCGGCCCACCGATCGGCGTGACGCCGAGGGGCACGTGCCGTCCGTTCGACTCCCCCAGCACGGGACCGGCTCCCGCCAGCGCGGCGCGGGCGCGCGAGGCGCAGCGCTCGCGATGCGCCTCGGCGGAGATCTGCAGGTAGCGCTGCCCGCTCACCACCCGCCTGAGGACGGCCGCCTGGAGCGACCGGGCCGCGGCATCCGTCGCCTTCGAGGCGGGCGGTTTCCCTGCGGGCGGCTCCTCGCGAGGCGCCGCCGGGGTCGTCTCCGGCGATCGGAACTGAATCAGCTTCATGTCGGCCTTCGGGAAAGAGGTTTCGCGGAGACTACCACAGGTTCATCGGGTTGCAAGAGCCCCTTGACAGCGCGGGCATCGCTTGTATACTTGCACCATCATGCAAATGAAAAGGCGGTCCGGCGGACGACGGGCGGGCGCGGCGGATCTCATCGGGAAGATCCCGCCGCGTCTCTTCAAGGCCCTGTGCGACCCGAACCGCATCGCCCTCCTCGGGCGCCTCGCCGAGTGCCGGCGCCCGTGCGGCGTCACGGAGCTTTCGGGATGCTGCGCAGTCGATCTCTCGGTCGTCTCCCGGCACCTCGCGACGCTGAGGGACGCGGGGATCCTGACGTCTTCGCGACGCGGCAAGGAGATCTACTACGAGGTCCGCGCGGCGGAGCTGGTCGGGACATTGCGCGCGATAGCGGACGCCATCGAAGGATGCTGCGGGTGCGGCCCGTGCGCTCCCGCGCCACGAACGTCGAAACCCGCCGGAAGGGGGCGTGCCTCGTCCGGCAGAAAGGAAAAGCCATGAGAGAGCAGGAGAGGGTTCGGGAGGACGTATCCAGGGCGTACGCGAAGGCCGTGACGGAAGGGTCGGGGTGCTGCGGCGGGGCGCCGAAGGGGGTCGCCGCGAAGATCGCAGGCTACGGGGACGCCGAGACCAGCGCCCTCCCCGAGGACGCGGTCGTCAACTCGTTCGGCTGCGGGAACCCGGTGGCGTTCAGCGGCGTCCGCGAGGGAGAGACGGTCGTGGATCTCGGGAGCGGCGCCGGCATCGACCTGCTCCTCGCCGGGAAGAGGACGGGGCCGACGGGCCGCGTCATCGGCGTCGACATGACGGACGAGATGATCGCGCGCGCGCGGCAAAACATCGCCCGCTCGGGGATGGCGCACGTCGAGGTCCGGAAGGGGATCATCGAGGAGCTTCCCGTCGAGAGCGGGACGGTCGACTGGGTGATCTCGAACTGCGTCATCAACCTCTCCCCCGAGAAGCCGAGGGTCTTCGCCGAGATCGCGCGCGTCCTCAAGCCGGGCGGACGGATGCTCGTCTCGGACATCGTCGTCGAGAAGCTCCCGGAGTGGGCGCGCGGCGACGCGGCCGCGTACGCCTCGTGCATCGCCGGGGCGATCTCCGAGTCCGAGTACGCCGCAGGGCTCCTCGAGGCGGGGCTCGCCGACGTCGAGGTCCGGGCGCGGCTCGTCTATGACCGGGACCAGATCGAGGGGCTCGTCACGTCCGATCTCGACGCGAGCGACCCCGTCATGACGCCGCCTTCGAGCTGCTGCGGCCCGTCGTGCGAGTCGACCGCCGGCAGGCTCGCGGCCGAGGCGGAGGGAAATGTCCAGAGCCTGACCTTCTACGCGAGGAAGCCGCTGGCGTGAGTCTCCGGAAGGATTGCGGTACCATGGAACCTTTCCACCCGGTCGATCCGTAACGAGAGCCTCGTCGCGGCGGTCCTCCCCGCGCGGCGCCGGAGACTGTGGACCGCATGATGGCCTGTGCGACGTGCGCGAGCGAGATCCCCGAATCGAGCCGGTTCTGCCTCTCGTGCGGCATGCCGACCAGCGGATCGGGATCCGACTCGCTCACCCCCACCCGCCTCGCCCCCGCCGAGCCGGCGGCGCGCCGCACGCCGGCCGGACCGGCCGGGGTGAGCCGGGCCCACACGAACGTCGGCCCGAGCGCCCTCGCCCAGTCGTCGGTGGATCACGGCCGGTTCACGCCGGGCGAGATGGTGGCGGACCGGTACCGGGTCATCGAGCAGATCGGCAAGGGGGGGATGGGCGAGGTCTACCGCGCCGACGACCTGAAGCTCGCGCAGCAGGTCGCGCTGAAGTTCCTCCCCCCCGCCTTCGAGAGCGACCCGAGCCGCCTCGAGCGTTTCCTTGGCGAGGTGCGGATCGCCCGGCAGATCTCCCACGCCAACGTCTGCCGCGTCTACGACGTGGGCGAGGTGGACGGCCAGCACTTCCTCTCGATGGAGTACGTCGACGGCGAGGATCTCGCAACCCTCCTCAAGCGCATCGGCCGCTTCCCCTCGGAGAAGGCGACCGAGATCGCGCGACAGATCTGCGCGGGGCTGGCCGCCGCGCACGACAAGGGGGTGCTCCACCGCGATCTGAAGCCGGCCAACGTCATGCTCGACGGGCGCTGCAAGGTGCGCATCGCCGACTTCGGGCTGGCGGCGCTCGCGGGGGAGATCGACGGGCGCGAGGTGCGCGCGGGGACCCCGGCGTACATGGCCCCCGAACAGCTCTCGGGAAAGGAGGTCACGGTCCGGAGCGACATCTACTCGCTCGGCCTCGTCCTCTACGAGCTGTACACGGGCAAGCCCGCCTTCAGCGCCGACACGATTCCCGATCTGCAGCGCCTCCAGACCGAGACGACCCCTGCCAGCGTCACCAGTCTGGTCCAGGAGTGCGACCCCGCCGTCGAGCGCGTCATCCTGAGGTGCCTCTCGGCCGACCCCGCTCTCCGACCGGCCTCGGCCCTCGCCGTGGCCGCGGCGCTGCCCGGAGGCGATCCCCTCGCCGCGGCCCTCGCCGCCGGCGAGACCCCGTCTCCCGAGATGGTGGCGGCTGCGGGAGACGCGGGGGGGCTGAAACCGAAGGTCGCGTGGATCTGCCTCGGCCTCTTCGTCGCGTCGCTCGCCGCGGGCGTCTTCGCCACGCGCCGGGAGGAGCTGTTCCACAGGGTCCCGTTCACCAAGACCCCCGACTATCTCGTCGAGCGCGCTCACGAGATCCTGAGGAAGATCGGCTACACCGATCCTCCCGCCGACAGCAAGCGCTTCCTCGGTACGGACGGCGAGTACCTGGACTACGTCGCGAAGCACGACAGCGGCCCGCGGAAATGGGACGCGCTATCGAAGGGACAGCCGAGCGCCGTGGCGCTGATCTACCGGCAGAGCCCGCGCCTCATGGAGCCCCTCAACCGCATCGGCGTCGTCGGCGACAACGATCCCCCCCCGATCCTCTCGGGAATGGCGTCGGTGCAGGTCGACACGGAGGGCAGGCTCATCCACTTCGCCGCGGTCCCACCGCAGAAGGACGAGTCCGAGGGACCGTTCCCCGACCCCGACTGGAAGACGCTGCTGGCCGAGGCCGGCTTCGACGTGGCGAAGGTGACGCCCGTGAGGTCCACGTGGGCCCCGCTCTCGTTCGCCGACTCCCGCGCGGCGTGGGAGACTCGCTACGACGGCATCCCCGACCTGCCGGTCCGCATCGAGGCGGCGGCGTACCACG includes:
- the tcmP gene encoding three-Cys-motif partner protein TcmP, which encodes MLDDPVLFPPKKVPTRLKHWILEGYLSSWGGIIVNSNKGEVRLCFVDTCCGSGLYLSPDAHLEGDTAAESGSALIGPQKLKELVQYAKSQARPVRARALLVNDDLGELRTAEAAIRDAGLCDVLEEVKFENSTLEQARQIVSDFTTNWFSLVFIDPFGPSPTPFAVVSEIVRRRFTDTLINFPYYSIHKWTGFLSRETAPGARARLEAIDAFMGGTEWREVARRVIATGGDLAGPLVDHYLGKLSTLGVHALALPLQFEERDRILYYLVFTSHSIAGMAAAKTRFVQARSRECQLRQEAEVARTRQPQLFDLSQVTDAKVDLGALVGHLETRFAGRTVRMDHVVLEGLRLADVIEEDVRRALTRLKKAGRVGYSDRAYADHITFKPSSAREK
- a CDS encoding phage Gp37/Gp68 family protein, which translates into the protein MANNSSIEWTDATWNPVTGCTKISSGCKNCYAERFAERFRGVMGHPYEQGFDLTLWPARLQLPLTWRRSRMVFVNSMSDLFHEDVPDEFIQSVFDVMEQATHHTFQFLTKRSVRLVQWTEARYSLDKARERRLWPRNVWAGVSVEDQSQTSRIGDLRNVPAFTRFLSVEPLLGPVRLSNQQLRSLHWVIVGGESGPGARPMNPKWVRDVRDACQATGVAFFFKQWGAHDARGRRVGKKAAGRRLDGRTWDAMPAVGVGPPSA
- a CDS encoding NACHT domain-containing protein encodes the protein MKLIQFRSPETTPAAPREEPPAGKPPASKATDAAARSLQAAVLRRVVSGQRYLQISAEAHRERCASRARAALAGAGPVLGESNGRHVPLGVTPIGGPAGYGVVALTDLVADSDSRRIALLGGPGSGKSTLMWLAARRVAESAGSRPVVPVVLALKSFQGVARTVGVQGIARHVTERILREISAPPYEWTRNDFLRAASNGWCLFLFDGLDEIDAEDARVVVSAIAGLVRAHPECRFVASARTAAYRGAVELRDFKRFEVQPVDPLGDDAAEYLSGIDSLKSHVKGFRQMLEFEAPIRAALSTPLRLLLAALIYRDKSEAIPEGRVKLYRDALEWIESPERRRTPQEQVSQWLMLSPEACLRSLAVLAVKAGEP
- a CDS encoding winged helix-turn-helix transcriptional regulator; the encoded protein is MQMKRRSGGRRAGAADLIGKIPPRLFKALCDPNRIALLGRLAECRRPCGVTELSGCCAVDLSVVSRHLATLRDAGILTSSRRGKEIYYEVRAAELVGTLRAIADAIEGCCGCGPCAPAPRTSKPAGRGRASSGRKEKP
- the arsM gene encoding arsenite methyltransferase codes for the protein MREQERVREDVSRAYAKAVTEGSGCCGGAPKGVAAKIAGYGDAETSALPEDAVVNSFGCGNPVAFSGVREGETVVDLGSGAGIDLLLAGKRTGPTGRVIGVDMTDEMIARARQNIARSGMAHVEVRKGIIEELPVESGTVDWVISNCVINLSPEKPRVFAEIARVLKPGGRMLVSDIVVEKLPEWARGDAAAYASCIAGAISESEYAAGLLEAGLADVEVRARLVYDRDQIEGLVTSDLDASDPVMTPPSSCCGPSCESTAGRLAAEAEGNVQSLTFYARKPLA
- a CDS encoding serine/threonine protein kinase, which produces MMACATCASEIPESSRFCLSCGMPTSGSGSDSLTPTRLAPAEPAARRTPAGPAGVSRAHTNVGPSALAQSSVDHGRFTPGEMVADRYRVIEQIGKGGMGEVYRADDLKLAQQVALKFLPPAFESDPSRLERFLGEVRIARQISHANVCRVYDVGEVDGQHFLSMEYVDGEDLATLLKRIGRFPSEKATEIARQICAGLAAAHDKGVLHRDLKPANVMLDGRCKVRIADFGLAALAGEIDGREVRAGTPAYMAPEQLSGKEVTVRSDIYSLGLVLYELYTGKPAFSADTIPDLQRLQTETTPASVTSLVQECDPAVERVILRCLSADPALRPASALAVAAALPGGDPLAAALAAGETPSPEMVAAAGDAGGLKPKVAWICLGLFVASLAAGVFATRREELFHRVPFTKTPDYLVERAHEILRKIGYTDPPADSKRFLGTDGEYLDYVAKHDSGPRKWDALSKGQPSAVALIYRQSPRLMEPLNRIGVVGDNDPPPILSGMASVQVDTEGRLIHFAAVPPQKDESEGPFPDPDWKTLLAEAGFDVAKVTPVRSTWAPLSFADSRAAWETRYDGIPDLPVRIEAAAYHGKPIYFELLHPWTRPARMEAAEIPKGVQIGSVVSVIFLLSALVGAIYFARRNIKSGRDDRKGAFRFAQFVFLGVLATWVLSADHTASVAKEFSVFQVALGRAAFPAGIAWLLYVALEPIVRRHWPDSIISWTRLLAGRFNDPMVGRDLLLGALLGTSISLAATLLRLSPEWFGMAGPKPSVNALDVLLGPSHLLTETLVVSLNATLQAIILLYFMVTGLVFSRGNWKTSIAVFFTIGTVMEYLFNQTGILVADVGLALVISAAITFALARLGLFALIVTMFFLTWNAPVPDARAGWYDGTAYFALAILVAIAAHGFYRSLGGQPLFGARLPEA